In Gopherus flavomarginatus isolate rGopFla2 chromosome 1, rGopFla2.mat.asm, whole genome shotgun sequence, a single genomic region encodes these proteins:
- the LOC127056510 gene encoding olfactory receptor 52P1-like, whose product MAAFNLTTSDPSTFILLGIPGLEAAHIWISIPFFMFYIIGLFGNFMLLFVVGKEETLHKPMYLLLCMLALTDIGTSTSVVPKALFIFWFNFKGITMAGCLTQMFFLHAVSIMQSAVLVTMAFDRYVAICNPLRYATILTNARIAKLGLLGLIRAVLFILPLPLLLSRQPFCANHIIPHTYCEHIAVAKMSCEDTTVNRTYSLVMAFLVIGSDLTLVALSYGLIIRAVLKISSKKAYLKALNTCTAHICVMMTSFTLFFFSTLTHRYGQRITPHVHIILANLFFLIPPMLNLIIYGVKTKELHDKVIKYIFRR is encoded by the coding sequence ATGGCAGCTTTCAACCTCACCACATCTGACCCTTCAACATTTATCCTATTAGGCATCCCTGGCCTAGAAGCTGCCCACATCTGGATTTCCATCCCATTCTTTATGTTTTACATTATTGGCCTGTTTGGAAATTTCATGCTTTTGTTTGTTGTAGGCAAAGAGGAGACCCTGCACAAGCCAAtgtacctgctgctctgcatgctggcacTCACAGACATTGGCACCTCTACCTCCGTTGTGCCGAAGGCACTGTttatattttggtttaatttcaaGGGCATTACTATGGctggctgcctcacccagatgttcttccttcATGCAGTTTCTATTATGCAGTCAGCCGTCCTCGTGACAATGGCCTTCGATCGTTATGTTGCCATATGTAACCCTCTGAGATATGCCACCATCCTCACCAATGCACGAATAGCAAAGCTAGGGCTTTTGGGTTTGATAAGAGCTGTTTTATTcattctgcccctgcccctgcttctgagcaggcagccattctgtgccaaccACATTATCCCCCATACGTACTGTGAGCATATAGCTGTGGCAAAGATGTCATGTGAGGACACCACTGTCAATAGGACATACAGCTTAGTGATGGCATTTCTAGTAATTGGGTCAGATCTGACACTGGTTGCCCTGTCCTATGGTCTGATCATCAGGGCTGTCCTCAAAATCTCCTCCAAGAAAGCCTACCTGAAAGCTCTCAACACCTGCACAGCCCACATCTGTGTGATGATGACATCTTTTACTCTCTTCTTTTTCTCCACTCTGACACACCGGTATGGTCAGCGTATCACTCCCCACGTTCACATCATCTTGGCCAACCTCTTCTTCCTCATCCCCCCCATGCTCAACCTGATCATTTATGGGGTCAAAACCAAAGAGCTTCATGACAAAGTGATCAAATACATCTTCAGAAGGTGA